One Halanaerobiales bacterium genomic window carries:
- a CDS encoding response regulator transcription factor, whose translation MSKYKALVIDDNDKVIEIIKDYFENENFTIISVSTGEKGIKKIEDENLDLVILDINLPGIDGWEVCKKIRKNSRLPIIILSSKKSDSAKIKGIKLGADDYVTKPFNPEEILVRAKSILDRVNKKNKKIEDNHIIKFPHLTINNKEKKVKINGKIIDLTPKEFDLLWTLSSNPKKVFSRDKLVKKVWGYDYFGDIRTVDTHIKSLRKKLGEKVGKYIQTVWGVGYKFEI comes from the coding sequence ATGTCAAAGTATAAAGCTTTAGTAATAGATGACAATGATAAAGTAATAGAGATAATTAAAGATTATTTTGAAAATGAAAATTTTACTATTATTTCTGTTTCTACAGGTGAAAAAGGAATAAAAAAAATAGAAGATGAAAATCTTGATCTGGTTATTTTGGATATTAACCTTCCTGGAATAGATGGTTGGGAAGTATGTAAAAAAATAAGAAAAAATAGTCGATTACCTATAATTATTTTAAGTTCAAAAAAATCAGATAGTGCTAAAATTAAGGGAATTAAGTTAGGGGCCGATGATTATGTAACTAAACCATTTAATCCTGAAGAAATTTTAGTAAGAGCAAAATCAATATTAGACAGAGTTAATAAAAAAAATAAAAAAATTGAAGATAATCATATAATAAAATTTCCTCATTTAACTATCAATAATAAAGAAAAAAAGGTAAAAATTAATGGAAAAATAATTGATTTAACTCCTAAAGAATTTGATTTGCTGTGGACATTAAGTTCTAATCCCAAAAAAGTATTTAGCAGGGATAAGTTAGTAAAAAAAGTATGGGGTTATGATTATTTTGGGGATATTCGAACTGTAGACACTCATATAAAATCTTTGAGAAAAAAACTTGGAGAAAAAGTTGGCAAATATATTCAAACTGTTTGGGGAGTTGGCTATAAATTTGAAATTTAA
- a CDS encoding NADH:flavin oxidoreductase, giving the protein MANLLSPIKIKNLKVKNRIVMPPLATREATRMGMVTDKLTEQYKNRPNVGMIIVEHSYVRREGRVNNHQLGIYDESHIAGLGKLAHIIRENGSLAVIQISHGGSASKSHILGRSAFAPSEVKHPGRDIDETPTALMKDDLKELKRSFVKSALRAKKAGFNIVELHGAHGYLLNQFMSPLTNKRDDEYGGDLKNRMRFPLEIVRAIRGAVGRKYPIAYRLGCDDFLPGGIKIEDSIEAAQMLEEAGVDLLDLSGGLTGYNVGDDEEGYFVYMGEAIRPEVGVPVIVTGGIETPEFANKIIEDGKADLVGIGRAMLQDKNWAKKAVEKIK; this is encoded by the coding sequence ATGGCTAATTTATTATCACCTATAAAAATCAAAAATTTAAAAGTAAAAAATAGGATAGTAATGCCTCCACTTGCAACTAGAGAGGCTACGAGAATGGGGATGGTTACTGATAAATTGACTGAACAGTATAAAAATCGTCCTAATGTTGGTATGATAATAGTAGAACATAGCTATGTTAGAAGAGAAGGAAGAGTAAATAATCATCAATTGGGTATTTATGATGAAAGCCATATTGCTGGACTTGGGAAATTAGCCCATATAATTAGGGAAAATGGCAGTCTGGCAGTTATTCAAATTTCGCATGGAGGGAGTGCATCTAAATCTCATATTTTAGGCAGAAGTGCTTTTGCTCCTTCAGAGGTAAAACATCCGGGGCGAGATATTGATGAAACACCAACTGCTCTTATGAAGGATGACTTAAAAGAATTAAAAAGATCTTTTGTCAAATCGGCTCTAAGAGCTAAAAAAGCAGGATTTAATATTGTAGAATTACATGGAGCTCATGGATATCTACTAAATCAATTTATGTCACCTCTTACAAATAAAAGAGATGATGAATATGGTGGTGATTTGAAAAATAGAATGCGTTTTCCTTTAGAAATTGTAAGAGCAATTAGAGGGGCTGTTGGAAGAAAATATCCAATTGCATATAGATTAGGTTGTGATGACTTTTTACCTGGTGGAATAAAGATTGAAGATTCTATTGAAGCTGCTCAAATGCTTGAGGAAGCTGGAGTAGATTTACTGGATTTATCTGGAGGATTAACTGGATATAATGTTGGTGATGATGAGGAAGGGTATTTTGTTTATATGGGGGAAGCAATAAGACCTGAAGTTGGAGTACCTGTTATTGTTACCGGAGGTATAGAAACTCCAGAATTTGCAAATAAAATAATTGAGGATGGTAAAGCTGATTTGGTTGGTATAGGGAGAGCTATGTTGCAAGATAAAAATTGGGCAAAAAAAGCTGTTGAAAAAATAAAATAA
- a CDS encoding YdcF family protein has product MLALEKIIASFLSFPGFFLILWGIVTIYLFYKKTNLFIRIIALFSIILMIFIFTGLGVKTLVLPLENYYIEDNYQLINKMPIVVLGGGINYNIPGKDGELSKSSLERIVRGYKLQNKLGSLIIYSGGVAVGQTGISEADIAQKWLQEMEVPENKIIKEDRARTTYENGIYVKKWIKNNDIDNIYLVTSAIHMPRSSAVFSNLNIDFIPVISGYSYNHKLSWLDYLPNRSALNANLAALHEWLGLIWYKLNGRI; this is encoded by the coding sequence ATGCTTGCATTAGAAAAAATAATTGCTTCTTTTCTTAGTTTTCCAGGGTTTTTTCTGATTTTATGGGGAATAGTAACCATCTATTTATTTTATAAGAAAACTAATTTATTTATTAGAATAATTGCTTTATTTTCTATTATATTAATGATATTTATTTTTACTGGACTGGGAGTAAAAACTTTAGTTTTACCCCTTGAAAATTACTATATAGAGGATAATTATCAATTAATAAATAAAATGCCTATAGTAGTTTTAGGAGGAGGTATTAATTACAATATTCCAGGAAAAGATGGTGAACTATCAAAATCAAGTTTGGAAAGAATTGTTAGAGGTTATAAGTTACAGAATAAATTAGGTAGTTTAATTATTTATTCCGGAGGAGTTGCTGTCGGTCAAACTGGAATAAGTGAAGCTGATATAGCTCAAAAATGGCTCCAGGAGATGGAAGTTCCGGAAAATAAAATAATAAAAGAAGATAGGGCTAGAACAACATATGAAAATGGAATTTATGTGAAAAAGTGGATAAAAAATAATGATATAGATAATATATATCTAGTAACTTCTGCTATTCACATGCCTCGCTCAAGTGCTGTTTTTTCTAATCTTAATATAGATTTTATTCCTGTGATTTCAGGATATTCTTATAACCATAAATTAAGCTGGCTTGATTATTTACCTAATAGAAGTGCTTTAAATGCTAATTTAGCTGCCTTACATGAATGGCTTGGTTTGATTTGGTATAAACTAAATGGAAGAATATAA
- a CDS encoding PHP domain-containing protein, whose amino-acid sequence MTADLHLHSTYSDGSYTPEELVKKSLKKGFKTIAIADHDTVEGIPLAEKVAESLAIEVIPAIEFSTFRGKAEIHILGYFIDYTNQELLTETKKIFSARENRAKKMVELLNKQGIDISFEQVKSLAGDDYLGRPHIAKAMIEKGYINEIGEAFTKDYIANGGKAYVPKYKLTPKKAIDLILNAGGIPVLAHPKFINHGEAMDYNDIKEMKNYGLQGIEVYQSKHDKKDEKKYKKIAKELDLLITGGSDFHGENAPDVKLGDVRLSEKEVKKLKEAEN is encoded by the coding sequence ATGACAGCTGATTTACATCTACATTCTACTTACTCTGATGGAAGTTATACTCCGGAAGAATTAGTGAAAAAATCATTAAAAAAAGGTTTCAAAACTATAGCAATTGCTGATCATGATACAGTTGAAGGAATACCTTTAGCTGAAAAAGTCGCAGAATCTTTAGCTATTGAAGTGATTCCTGCAATTGAATTTTCAACTTTTAGAGGAAAGGCAGAAATTCATATTTTAGGATATTTTATTGATTATACTAATCAAGAGTTGCTTACTGAAACTAAAAAAATATTTTCAGCAAGAGAGAATAGAGCTAAAAAAATGGTGGAATTATTAAATAAGCAGGGAATAGATATTAGTTTTGAACAGGTAAAAAGTTTAGCTGGTGATGATTATTTAGGAAGACCTCATATTGCTAAAGCTATGATAGAAAAAGGATATATAAATGAAATTGGAGAAGCCTTTACAAAAGATTATATTGCTAATGGTGGAAAAGCATATGTCCCTAAATATAAATTAACTCCTAAAAAAGCAATTGATTTGATATTAAATGCTGGTGGGATTCCAGTACTTGCTCATCCAAAATTTATAAACCATGGTGAGGCAATGGACTATAATGATATAAAAGAAATGAAAAATTATGGTTTACAAGGGATAGAAGTATATCAAAGTAAACATGATAAAAAAGATGAGAAAAAATATAAAAAAATTGCTAAAGAATTAGACCTACTTATTACTGGTGGATCAGATTTCCATGGAGAAAATGCTCCAGATGTTAAATTAGGAGATGTAAGATTAAGTGAAAAAGAAGTAAAAAAATTAAAAGAAGCAGAAAATTAA
- a CDS encoding CopG family transcriptional regulator produces MADKATIKIPRNLYNKLKEITDETGFNSVTEFIVYVMRDLVSTKELNRDEGEEIDGEELSSEEVNMIRKRLKSLGYLD; encoded by the coding sequence ATGGCTGATAAAGCAACTATTAAAATTCCAAGAAATCTCTATAATAAATTGAAAGAAATTACTGATGAAACTGGGTTTAATAGTGTTACAGAGTTTATTGTATATGTAATGAGAGATTTAGTTTCTACTAAAGAATTAAATCGTGATGAAGGCGAAGAAATAGATGGTGAAGAATTAAGTTCTGAAGAGGTTAATATGATTCGAAAAAGATTAAAAAGTCTTGGATACTTAGATTAA
- a CDS encoding methionine ABC transporter ATP-binding protein: MISIKNLSKKYKSEKENTLALNNINLNIKKGEIFGIIGPSGAGKSTFIRTINLLEKPTKGKIKINDNDLTNLSSKKLRNKRKEIGMIFQDFNLLSSRTVFENVSFPLEINGFEKKQRIKKVNKLLELVGLSEKTDSYPANLSGGQKQRVGIARALANDPELLLSDEATSSLDPESTAEILNLLAKIRKELDLTIILITHEMEVIKEICDRVAVIENGEIVEKGKVIDIFSRPQKDITKRFIKNIIDFELPPKVKESFYNFDKKNGEFIRINFIGELTHQPLISNLIKKYEIDANILYGNIDEIQDTPFGTLVLKLEGNYKKVKDSINYLKEKGLLVEVLANERNNKFVS, encoded by the coding sequence ATGATAAGCATTAAAAATCTAAGTAAGAAATATAAAAGTGAAAAAGAAAATACTTTAGCTTTAAATAATATTAATTTAAATATAAAAAAGGGAGAAATTTTTGGGATTATTGGCCCAAGTGGAGCAGGTAAAAGTACTTTTATTAGAACAATTAATCTTTTAGAAAAGCCTACAAAGGGTAAGATAAAAATTAATGATAATGATTTAACTAATTTATCTTCAAAAAAGCTTAGAAATAAAAGAAAAGAGATAGGCATGATTTTTCAGGATTTTAATTTATTAAGTTCTAGAACAGTATTTGAAAATGTATCTTTTCCTCTAGAAATAAATGGATTTGAAAAAAAACAAAGAATAAAAAAAGTTAATAAATTATTAGAATTAGTAGGATTATCAGAAAAAACAGATAGTTATCCAGCTAATTTAAGTGGAGGACAAAAACAAAGGGTTGGAATTGCTAGAGCACTTGCTAATGATCCTGAACTACTATTATCTGATGAAGCTACTTCATCTCTTGATCCAGAAAGTACTGCAGAAATACTTAATCTTTTAGCAAAAATAAGAAAAGAGCTTGATTTGACTATTATTTTAATAACACATGAAATGGAAGTAATCAAAGAAATTTGTGATAGAGTTGCAGTTATTGAAAATGGTGAAATTGTAGAAAAGGGAAAAGTTATTGATATTTTTTCTCGGCCACAAAAAGATATAACAAAAAGGTTTATTAAAAATATAATTGATTTTGAACTTCCCCCAAAAGTAAAAGAAAGCTTTTATAATTTTGATAAGAAAAATGGTGAATTTATTAGAATTAATTTTATAGGAGAGTTAACTCATCAACCACTTATTTCCAATTTAATTAAAAAATATGAGATTGATGCAAATATTTTATATGGAAATATTGATGAAATACAGGATACTCCCTTTGGTACTCTTGTTTTAAAACTGGAGGGTAATTACAAAAAAGTTAAAGACAGTATAAATTATTTGAAAGAAAAAGGATTATTAGTGGAGGTGTTAGCAAATGAAAGAAATAATAAATTTGTTAGCTAA